In Centropristis striata isolate RG_2023a ecotype Rhode Island chromosome 5, C.striata_1.0, whole genome shotgun sequence, a single genomic region encodes these proteins:
- the LOC131971345 gene encoding tumor necrosis factor receptor superfamily member 5-like: MMFTKPWMVAPFLILVMNVSRGHTLTCGPSEYPIDTYCCPLCPAGNRVVKDCTKFTSTSCEPCLNETFTDRPAGLKHCFHCAKCYAGSGLKIKRPCTGTSNTACEPLEGFYCSDSTEDSCVAAHKHAHCLPGQYISRNGTALRDTECSDCSDGTFSDGTFFTCQPHKQCESINLQLIKAGNTSIDAECGEKSSLNIRAVIGGVVAAVAVVVLLIVIGAIIFFKKHRNQEGSPDSGNRKDQNTKQNDDESLPMNSTDEPSADP, from the exons ATGATGTTTACAAAACCTTGGATGGTTGCACCATTTCtg ATACTTGTGATGAATGTCTCCAGAGGACATACCCTCACATGTGGTCCATCGGAGTATCCGATAGATACGTATTGCTGTCCTTTATGTCCAGCTG GAAATCGAGTTGTTAAAGATTGCACAAAGTTCACAAGTACTTCCTGCGAGCCGTGCCTCAATGAAACCTTCACGGATCGTCCTGCTGGACTTAAACACTGTTTTCACTGTGCAAAGTGTTATGCAG GTTctggtttaaaaataaagaggcCATGTACAGGAACATCAAATACAGCTTGTGAACCACTGGAGGGATTCTACTGTTCAGACTCTACAGAGGACAGCTGTGTGgcagcacacaaacacgcacactgTCTACCAGGACAATACATCAGCAGAAATG GAACAGCATTGAGGGACACTGAGTGCTCTGACTGCAGTGATGGAACATTTTCAGATGGGACATTTTTTACTTGTCAGCCACACAAACA ATGTGAATCCATCAATCTTCAGCTGATAAAAGCAGGAAATACTTCAATAGATGCTgaatgtggagaaaaaagttcacTTAACATCAGAGCTGTCATCGGCggagttgttgctgctgttgctgttgttgtacTATTAATAGTGATCGGAGCGATTATCTTTTTtaagaaacacagaaaccagGAAGGAAGTCCAGACTCAG GAAATAGGAAAGACCAAAACACCAAACAG AATGATGATGAAAGTTTACCGATGAATTCAACAGATGAACCCTCTGCAG ATCCCTGA
- the LOC131971344 gene encoding tumor necrosis factor receptor superfamily member 14-like isoform X3, with the protein MMLTKPWIVAPFLILVMNVSRGHTLPCHQTEYQIGRECCPLCPAGNRVVKDCTEFRSTSCKPCLNETFMDRPTGLKNCLPCAKCDAGFGLKIKRSCTDTSDTACEPLEGFYCSDSTEGGCVEAKKHTHCLPGQYISRKGTALTDTECSDCSDGTFSDGTFFTCQAHKQCESINLQLIKAGSTSIDAECGEKSSLNIGAVIGGVVAAVAVVVLLSVIGRIIFVKRYLRNQKGSPDSGNSKDNTKQNDDESLPMNSTDEPSADP; encoded by the exons ATGATGTTAACAAAACCTTGGATTGTTGCACCATTTCTg ATACTTGTGATGAATGTCTCCAGAGGACATACCCTGccatgtcatcaaacagagtatCAGATAGGGAGAGAATGCTGTCCTTTATGTCCCGCTG GAAATCGAGTTGTTAAAGATTGCACAGAGTTCAGAAGTACTTCCTGTAAGCCTTGCCTCAATGAAACCTTCATGGATCGGCCTACTGGACTTAAAAACTGTTTACCCTGTGCAAAGTGTGATGCAG GttttggtttaaaaataaagaggtCATGTACAGATACATCAGATACAGCTTGTGAACCACTGGAGGGATTCTACTGTTCAGACTCTACAGAGGGCGGCTGTGTGgaagcaaagaaacacacacactgtctacCAGGACAATACATCAGCAGAAAAG GAACAGCATTGACGGACACTGAGTGCTCTGACTGCAGTGATGGAACATTTTCAGATGGGACATTTTTTACTTGTCAGGCACACAAACA ATGTGAATCCATCAATCTTCAGCTGATAAAAGCAGGAAGTACTTCAATAGATGCTgaatgtggagaaaaaagttcacTTAACATCGGAGCTGTCATCGGCggagttgttgctgctgttgctgttgttgtacTATTATCAGTGATTGGAAGGATTATCTTTGTCAAGCGGTATCTCAGAAACCAGAAAGGAAGTCCAGACTCAG GAAATAGTAAAGACAACACCAAACAG AATGATGATGAAAGTTTACCGATGAATTCAACAGATGAACCCTCTGCAG ATCCCTGA